The Callospermophilus lateralis isolate mCalLat2 chromosome 3, mCalLat2.hap1, whole genome shotgun sequence genome has a segment encoding these proteins:
- the Fam83d gene encoding protein FAM83D isoform X2: MALRPDVLDELPTACLSPCGPPNPAELFSEARRLALEELVAGGPDAFAAFLRRERLGRFLNPDEVRAVLGAAERPGEEGAAAAAEDSFGSSHDCSSGTYFPEESDLEPPLLELGWPAFYQGAYRGATRVEAHFQPRGTDARGPYGCKDALRQQLRSAREVIAVVMDVFTDIDIFRDLQEICRERGVAVYILLDQALLSHFLDMCMDLKVHPEQEKVSDDSADYHGKHLLRKVRN, encoded by the exons ATGGCCCTGCGTCCCGATGTCTTGGACGAGCTGCCCACCGCCTGCCTGTCGCCGTGCGGGCCGCCCAACCCCGCCGAGCTCTTTAGCGAGGCGCGGCGCTTGGCGCTCGAGGAGCTGGTGGCGGGCGGCCCCGATGCCTTCGCGGCCTTCCTGCGCCGCGAGCGCCTGGGCCGCTTCCTGAACCCCGACGAGGTGCGCGCAGTCCTGGGCGCTGCGGAGCGGCCCGGCGAGGAGGGCGCGGCAGCGGCGGCCGAGGATTCGTTCGGCTCATCTCACGACTGCTCGTCCGGTACCTACTTCCCCGAGGAGTCGGATTTGGAGCCGCCGCTGCTGGAGCTCGGCTGGCCCGCCTTCTACCAGGGCGCCTACCGCGGCGCCACGCGCGTCGAGGCTCACTTCCAACCCCGTGGCACGGACGCCCGCGGCCCCTACGGCTGTAAGGACGCGCTGCGCCAGCAACTCCGCTCCGCTCGGGAG GTGATTGCGGTGGTAATGGATGTTTTCACGGACATTGACATCTTCAGAGACCTTCAGGAAATATGCAGGGAGCGGGGAGTGGCTGTGTACATCCTTCTGGACCAGGCTCTCCTTTCCCACTTTTTGGACATGTGCATGGATCTGAAAGTTCATCCCGAACAGGAAAAGGTTT CTGATGACAGTGCGGACTATCACGGGAAACATCTACTACGCAAGGTCAGGAACTAA